The sequence CGGATGGTCTGACCTCCGACGGCGAACTCAACGTCTTCTCCTTCCAGGAGGCGATAGGTGGCTCCGTCACGGCCAACGTCCACCCCGATCAGCCGACCACGGTAGCGCACCTTGAACCGGAAGGACTCCCACGCCGCGGGCAGTCGCGGATTGAACTGCAAGCCGCCTTCATAGTCCCGCATGCCCGCAAACCCGTTGACCACCGCCATCCACGTTCCGCCCAGGCACGCCGAGTGGACGCCGCCGGAAGTGTTGTCCTTGAAGTCGTTGATGTCCATCAATGCACTGTGGCGAAAGTAGTTATACGCGTCCTCCGATCGCCCGATCTCCGAGGCCACGATGCTGTGAATCGAGGACGAAAGCGACGAGCCATGGTTCGTCCGAGGCTCGTAATAATCGTAGTTGGCCCTCTTCTGCTCGATCGCGAACCGATCGCCGAGAACAAACATCAGCAGAACCACGTCGGCCTGCTTGGCAACCTGCATCCGCCACAGGTTCAGCGGGTGCGTGTGGTTCCGCAGGTCGGTGAACAGCGGCAGCTTGCTCATGTCCACCGGATCCAGGTACAGGAAGCTGTCGTCCTGCGCATGGATGCCGAGTTCCTCAGAGTACGGGATGTACATCTTATCGGCGGCCCGTTGCCAGAGTCGGCGCTCCCCGGGCGTCAGGCCGATCCGGGCGACCAATCGCTCAAACTCGGCGGGCCTGCAGCGCTCCATCTCGTCATAAACCCGGCAGGCGTAACGAAAATGCCATTGAGCGAGCATGTTCGTATAGCAGTTGTTGTTGATCCCGCAGCCGTACTCGTCCGGACCGCACACCACGTTGATGCAGAACTTGTTGTCGCGCAGCGGGATGAACTTGCCCCGGTCGGCTAGAAAGCGGGCAGTCTCGAAAACGATCTCCGCGCCGAAGTGACAGAGGAATTCCGTGTCGCCGGTGGCCGAGACGTACCGCCAGATCGCGTGGGCGATGTCGCTGACCAGGTGATACTCGGCGGTGGACGCCTCATAGACGACGCCGCATTCCTCGCCCGAGATCGAGTTCCAGGCATAAAGCGCCCCGACCCCCCCCATCTCCCGCGCACGCCGGCGGGCTTGATCCAACAGATGGTAACGGTACATGAGCAGCGGCCGAACCGTCTCGGGCTGCGTGTATATGAAATGGGGCAACATGTACATCTCGGTATCCCAGAACACGTGACCCCAGTAATGGTCGCCGGTCATGCCGCAGGCGCTGATGCTGCGATGATCGTCTTCCGGGTTGCTCTGCCGCAGGTGATAGATGGCAAACCGCACCGCTTGCTGATCGGCCGCGTTGCCGTCAATCTGGACGTCCGCCACCTCCCAGTACCGCGACCAGAAATCCGTTTGCTCACGCAACAGCGTCTCAAAGCCGTCGTTGACGTCGCGAATCACGCCCGAAACCGCCGTCGGAAGCAGGTCCCACAGCGGTGTCTCGATGCTGGTGTGAAAACAGGCGAACTTGTCCAGTGTGATGATCGAATTCTTCGCCGCCTGGACGGTGAACCGCTCGATGAATTGCCCGTTGCACTCCTCCATCGCCGATTGGCTCGAACGGCCGGCGCCCTCCAGGCGGTGAACGAACGCCATGGCCACGCGCGAATCGGCCGTCTTGGGCCGGCTCACGAAGTAACGCGCCTCGCCGGCGCTGCCTTGCTCGATAATCTCGATGCAATCATTCTTCAGCTCGCCGCTGCGAGCCTTGCCACGGACAATGCTCTCAAGAACGATCGGCCCCTCGAAGTTCAGCGACGCGACCTCATATCGAATCACCGCGCTGTGCCGTCGAGCCATGCTTACCAGCCTGGTCGTGCGTACGCGAACACGCTTGCCCGACGGGCTTTCCCAGACAAAGCCGCGCGTCACAATGCCCCGCC is a genomic window of Phycisphaerae bacterium containing:
- the pgmB gene encoding beta-phosphoglucomutase, producing MSIRHIIRGVLFDLDGVVVFTDKYHYLAWKRLADEQGWQFDEELNHQLRGIPRMPALQIILDHNHVVIDDAEKESLAARKNGYYKQMIESINDGDLYPGVVPFIEKLRARGIKTGLCSSSKNAGAVLEKLGLRRLFDAVVTGYDFSRAKPDPEIFLLGAERLGVPPFHCLVFEDAFSGIEAALAARMKAVGVGSKDILTNAPEVISRYDEIDIDALLDAGRPSRLPVEPWTIAETRINRNRAQYWESLLALTNGFMGLRGTYEEDDPVLAEFAYPGMFLNGIYDYEPYHHVVSFPGYPQRRHVMLNICDWRVINLIVDGERFSMFSGKLSDYRRELDMRRGIVTRGFVWESPSGKRVRVRTTRLVSMARRHSAVIRYEVASLNFEGPIVLESIVRGKARSGELKNDCIEIIEQGSAGEARYFVSRPKTADSRVAMAFVHRLEGAGRSSQSAMEECNGQFIERFTVQAAKNSIITLDKFACFHTSIETPLWDLLPTAVSGVIRDVNDGFETLLREQTDFWSRYWEVADVQIDGNAADQQAVRFAIYHLRQSNPEDDHRSISACGMTGDHYWGHVFWDTEMYMLPHFIYTQPETVRPLLMYRYHLLDQARRRAREMGGVGALYAWNSISGEECGVVYEASTAEYHLVSDIAHAIWRYVSATGDTEFLCHFGAEIVFETARFLADRGKFIPLRDNKFCINVVCGPDEYGCGINNNCYTNMLAQWHFRYACRVYDEMERCRPAEFERLVARIGLTPGERRLWQRAADKMYIPYSEELGIHAQDDSFLYLDPVDMSKLPLFTDLRNHTHPLNLWRMQVAKQADVVLLMFVLGDRFAIEQKRANYDYYEPRTNHGSSLSSSIHSIVASEIGRSEDAYNYFRHSALMDINDFKDNTSGGVHSACLGGTWMAVVNGFAGMRDYEGGLQFNPRLPAAWESFRFKVRYRGRLIGVDVGRDGATYRLLEGEDVEFAVGGQTIRLSPQNPLALSQVR